A single Danio aesculapii chromosome 19, fDanAes4.1, whole genome shotgun sequence DNA region contains:
- the aste1b gene encoding protein asteroid homolog 1, translated as MGVHGLTSFVEGNHQFLTEMRLRDCRLVIDGCSLYFQLYFKSGLDQARGGDYDLFAVLVRQFFAALSECAVQPFVVVDGGMDQTDKKFKTLQERTQSKIREAHALSRGSHGYVLPLLAREVFKQVIFELGVPLVQCISEADFEIASLAKHWGCPVLTNDSDFFIFDLKGGYLPFSFFQWNNVSGKSAERYVPARHFTVSRFCMHFNHMNKQLLPLFAVITGNDYTPGKITEIFFSRVEFERVPSGRKSGRSSSPRIEGFLLWLSQFANPVDALEMVLVILGGQQKGNLRAQLSARLKDYQLPKNSSLAQYFSSPQPALPDTQGLPVALVSQPEWLLKIIASGKLSSFVLDVLVLQKVLLVAQVENSHLASSHMTSLSIRKSIYSLLLDKPKQESQMPQTSTQRGRGRGDMNRHSQGKGGQFYTPCVDEYDRQELNLRKNTVEAHQPASVPQLYLTAIDKASAQVRLQVLLGALGVMEHVLQPLPPQLCLAVCVTFFWMNNCKPKPPQPLLQAILLGFVYGELSWRRAHPNDPLFGSKASASVCQRLSQLRVNPGQRRGLDLGVAHLLSQWQSCMWVTMFLNQLLCFPLPEPQCAWVFSGSLLHGLEAAIRGGQQWQSLLAGDPLAPQLFSILQEALTNPAALPSANNSRGGGQRQTQQRGRGHEGRGRGNRGRGRGNRSRGMASSNSALDNRFQLLTLDDWQQR; from the exons ATGGGGGTTCATGGACTTACAAGTTTTGTGGAAGGAAATCATCAGTTTTTAACAGAAATGAGACTGCGAGACTGCCGCCTTGTGATTGATGGGTGTAGCTTGTATTTTCAATTGTATTTCAAGTCGGGATTGGATCAAGCACGAGGTGGAGACTACGACTTGTTTGCAGTGTTGGTTCGACAGTTTTTTGCAGCACTCTCAGAATGTGCTGTTCAGCCTTTCGTGGTGGTGGATGGCGGAATGGATCAGACAGACAAGAAGTTCAAGACACTGCAGGAACGAACCCAAAGCAAGATCCGAGAGGCTCACGCTCTTTCCAGAGGATCTCATGGTTATGTTCTCCCACTACTTGCAAGAGAAGTCTTCAAACAGGTCATTTTTGAGCTTGGTGTACCCTTGGTGCAATGCATTTCTGAAGCTGACTTTGAAATAGCCTCTCTGGCTAAACATTGGGGATGTCCTGTTCTGACCAATGACAGTGACTTCTTCATCTTTGACCTGAAAGGAGGCTACCTACCATTTTCATTCTTTCAATGGAATAACGTCAGCGGTAAGTCTGCGGAACGCTACGTCCCTGCTCGTCATTTCACCGTGAGCCGCTTCTGCATGCATTTCAACCACATGAACAAGCAGCTCCTCCCTCTGTTCGCTGTCATCACTGGAAACGATTACACACCTGGTAAAATAACCGAAATTTTTTTTAGCCGTGTGGAGTTTGAAAGAGTACCATCAGGTCGGAAGTCTGGACGAAGTTCCAGTCCTCGAATTGAGGGCTTTTTGCTCTGGCTGTCTCAGTTTGCCAACCCAGTAGACGCTTTAGAGATGGTTTTGGTGATATTAGGTGGGCAACAGAAAGGAAACTTGCGTGCTCAGCTTTCCGCAAGATTAAAAGACTACCAGCTTCCTAAAAACAGCAGCCTGGCTCAGTACTTTTCAAGTCCCCAACCTGCACTACCAGATACCCAGGGGCTCCCAGTGGCTCTGGTTTCTCAACCAGAGTGGCTTTTAAAGATAATTGCATCAGGAAAGCTGTCCTCCTTTGTCTTGGATGTGCTTGTTCTCCAGAAGGTTCTGCTGGTTGCGCAGGTGGAAAATAGTCACCTGGCTAGCAGTCACATGACCTCACTGAGTATTCGAAAGAGCATCTACAGCCTTCTGCTTGATAAGCCAAAACAGGAGAGTCAGATGCCACAGACAAGCACCCAGAGAGGAAGAGGACGAGGGGACATGAACAGACATTCTCAGGGTAAAGGAGGTCAGTTTTACACACCTTGTGTTGATGAGTATGATAGACAGGAACTGAATCTCAGGAAAAACACGGTGGAGGCTCACCAACCTGCCTCTGTGCCACAACTATACCTTACAGCAATTGACAAG GCATCTGCACAAGTGAGACTGCAGGTGTTGTTGGGAGCACTGGGTGTGATGGAGCACGTTTTACAGCCGTTACCTCCTCAACTTTGCCTTGCAGTGTGTGTGACGTTTTTCTGGATGAATAACTGCAAACCAAAGCCCCCTCAGCCACTTCTCCAAGCCATATTACTGGGATTTGTGTACGGGGAGCTCAGCTGGAGAAGAGCCCATCCTAATG ACCCACTGTTTGGCAGCAAAGCTTCAGCTTCTGTATGTCAGCGATTATCTCAGCTAAGGGTCAATCCAGGACAAAGGAGAGGTCTTGATCTGGGTGTGGCCCATTTGCTCAGCCAATGGCAGTCTTGTATGTGGGTGACGATGTTCCTGAACCAGTTACTGTGTTTTCCACTACCTGAACCTCAGTGTGCCTG ggTTTTCAGCGGTTCTCTGCTGCATGGTCTAGAAGCTGCCATAAGAGGGGGTCAGCAGTGGCAGTCTCTGCTTGCAGGGGACCCTCTAGCTCCGCAGCTCTTCTCCATCCTGCAGGAGGCATTGACCAATCCTGCAGCATTACCATCAGCCAACAACAGTAGAGGAGGAGGGCAGAGGCAGACACAGCAGAGAGGGAGGGGCCATGAAGGGAGAGGGCGGGGCAATAGAGGAAGAGGGAGGGGCAACAGAAGCAGAGGAATGGCATCTTCAAACAGTGCTTTAGACAACAGGTTTCAACTGTTGACCCTTGATGACTGGCAGCAGCGGTGA